One stretch of Actinacidiphila sp. DG2A-62 DNA includes these proteins:
- a CDS encoding SGNH/GDSL hydrolase family protein yields the protein MGDSFTEGVGDPGPDGSFVGWADRLALLLAENRAAAGPPGDFRYANLAVRGKLLDQIVAEQVPRAVELAPDLVTFCGGGNDILRPGSDPDAVAARFEAAVADLTAAVGTVMVCTGFDTRGVPVLGLLRGKIATYNAHIRAVADRYGCPVLDLWSLRSVQDRRAWSEDRLHLSTQGHTRVALRAAQVLGLTPPADPDEPWPPQSRRLPSEVRRENIQWARAYLVPWIGRRLRGESSGDDVEPKRPDLLPLR from the coding sequence GTGGGGGACAGCTTCACCGAGGGCGTCGGCGACCCCGGCCCCGACGGCAGCTTCGTCGGGTGGGCCGACCGGCTCGCCCTGCTGCTCGCCGAGAACCGCGCGGCGGCCGGGCCGCCCGGCGACTTCCGCTACGCCAATCTGGCGGTGCGCGGCAAGCTGCTGGACCAGATCGTCGCCGAGCAGGTGCCGCGCGCGGTGGAACTCGCCCCGGACCTGGTGACCTTCTGCGGCGGCGGCAACGACATCCTGCGCCCCGGCTCCGACCCGGACGCGGTCGCGGCCCGCTTCGAGGCCGCCGTCGCCGACCTGACCGCCGCGGTCGGCACGGTGATGGTCTGCACCGGCTTCGACACCCGCGGGGTGCCGGTGCTCGGCCTGCTGCGCGGCAAGATCGCCACGTACAACGCGCACATCAGGGCGGTGGCCGACCGCTACGGCTGCCCGGTGCTCGACCTGTGGTCGCTGCGCTCGGTGCAGGACCGGCGGGCCTGGAGCGAGGACCGGCTGCACCTGTCCACCCAGGGCCACACCCGGGTGGCGCTGCGCGCCGCGCAGGTGCTGGGGCTCACGCCGCCGGCCGACCCGGACGAGCCGTGGCCGCCGCAGTCCCGGCGGCTGCCCTCGGAGGTGCGCAGGGAGAACATCCAGTGGGCGCGCGCGTACCTGGTGCCGTGGATCGGCCGCCGGCTGCGCGGGGAGTCCTCGGGCGACGACGTCGAGCCCAAGCGCCCCGACCTGCTGCCGCTGCGGTGA